A part of Periophthalmus magnuspinnatus isolate fPerMag1 chromosome 14, fPerMag1.2.pri, whole genome shotgun sequence genomic DNA contains:
- the LOC117381787 gene encoding endonuclease domain-containing 1 protein, which translates to MHSLFLFLNLTLCFLPLTLATVVPDFNHVERCKDSLYMGTPPRGFTDIGLKKICQRYADRPRYVTLYDPKKRIPVYSAYSFKKTEGDRRVDYPWMYEPQLAETDGNGNMLPFPTGYLHMKFEDSQAVLDDYSDVVLYERGHLNPDQHQSTPHDRAATYTLTNVVPEIREFNIGPWREYEERIRVRLNNFCRGTAYIVTGVTTRGNMIRRNNQDRVAIPEDKWSAYCCTEYDRNAPHDVRIRFPSHAALAKNAKEGNSVHEMTVMELEMFLKDNLEVDQNLQIFYDNCISPSPLPVYLQHTI; encoded by the exons ATGCATtccttatttttattcttaaaccTTACTTTGTGCTTTCTACCTTTAACTTTGGCGACAGTAGTTCCTGACTTTAATCACGTGGAGAGATGTAAGGACTCTCTATATATGGGAACACCACCACGGGGCTTTACCGACATCGGGctgaaaaaaatctgccaaCGCTACGCAGACAGACCTCGGTACGTGACCTTATACGACCCCAAAAAGAGGATCCCGGTGTACTCTGCTTACTCATTCAAGAAAACCGAAGGGGATAGGCGAGTGGACTATCCCTGGATGTATGAACCACAG TTGGCTGAAACAGATGGAAATGGTAACATGCTGCCCTTCCCCACTGGATACCTGCATATGAAGTTTGAAGACAGCCAGGCGGTCCTTGATGACTATTCGGATGTGGTTCTTTATGAAAGAGGCCATCTAAATCCTGACCAGCACCAGTCCACTCCACACGACCGTGCCGCTACTTACACTTTGACCAATGTAGTCCCTGAGATCCGTGAGTTCAACATTGGCCCATGGCGTGAGTATGAAGAGCGCATCCGAGTCCGTCTAAACAACTTCTGCCGTGGCACTGCCTACATCGTAACCGGGGTGACCACCAGGGGTAACATGATTCGCCGTAACAACCAGGACCGTGTGGCTATCCCTGAAGACAAATGGTCTGCTTACTGCTGCACAGAATACGACCGGAACGCACCTCACGACGTCCGGATTCGCTTCCCGTCCCATGCGGCTCTGGCCAAAAATGCCAAAGAGGGTAACAGTGTCCATGAGATGACAGTAATGGAGCTGGAGATGTTCCTCAAAGATAACCTGGAGGTCGACCAGAACCTTCAGATCTTCTATGACAACTGCATTTCTCCAtcaccacttcctgtttaccTGCAACATACCATCTAA